One window from the genome of Cyclobacterium amurskyense encodes:
- a CDS encoding GAF domain-containing sensor histidine kinase, whose amino-acid sequence MESPISSNEFDRLLALADYDLDNQELEGQLKDLTKLAAKVAGTDISLVNLIDAVTQWSVASEGLPVMQLPREESVCQYTIMENHSLEIKDLSKDERFKNKVYVAADPNLRYYLGVPLTTEAGYNLGALCVLDTKSRVISPEKIDLLEIIAGEIMNRLKIIKSVSELKSKVKDSLERQEQVAHDIRGPIGGIIGLAQIIKEQGDQNKLDDVLEFIKVIQSSSQSLLELADQILTTHDKQKHVPALTNEGEYTLEILKEKLENLYGVQANQKKVIFNVEVIGMNLEMRFPKAKLLQIMGNLISNAIKFTPEGGSVSIGISLTEKNYRKELKLEVKDTGAGMKKEQIEEIMRGEGKTTDGTAGEKGYGFGLPLVKHLIDSMGGVLKIDSKIGEFSRFEVKLPV is encoded by the coding sequence ATGGAAAGTCCAATCTCCTCAAATGAATTCGATAGACTGTTAGCATTGGCCGATTACGATTTAGATAATCAAGAATTAGAAGGCCAGCTTAAAGACCTTACCAAATTGGCTGCTAAGGTAGCCGGGACGGATATTTCGCTTGTAAATTTAATTGATGCTGTAACGCAGTGGAGTGTCGCGAGTGAAGGCTTGCCTGTGATGCAATTGCCAAGAGAAGAGTCTGTTTGCCAATATACCATCATGGAAAACCACTCTCTTGAAATTAAAGACCTATCAAAAGATGAGCGATTTAAAAATAAGGTTTATGTTGCTGCAGATCCCAACCTGAGGTATTATTTAGGTGTCCCGTTGACAACCGAAGCTGGGTATAATCTTGGGGCATTGTGTGTGTTGGATACGAAATCGAGAGTTATTAGTCCTGAGAAGATTGATCTTTTGGAAATTATTGCCGGTGAGATCATGAACAGGTTAAAAATTATTAAGTCTGTAAGTGAATTGAAATCCAAGGTAAAGGATTCATTGGAGAGGCAAGAGCAAGTAGCCCATGATATCAGAGGACCAATAGGTGGAATCATAGGTTTAGCACAGATCATCAAAGAGCAAGGTGACCAAAATAAGTTGGACGATGTCCTTGAATTTATTAAAGTTATTCAAAGTAGTAGCCAATCTTTATTAGAATTGGCTGATCAAATATTGACCACGCATGATAAACAAAAACATGTCCCTGCTTTAACGAATGAGGGCGAATATACCCTCGAGATATTAAAGGAAAAGCTTGAAAATTTATATGGGGTTCAAGCCAACCAGAAAAAGGTTATATTTAATGTTGAGGTGATCGGTATGAATTTGGAAATGCGATTTCCAAAAGCAAAACTACTTCAAATAATGGGTAATCTGATTTCCAATGCTATCAAGTTTACTCCTGAAGGAGGTTCTGTTAGCATCGGAATTAGTCTTACTGAAAAAAATTACCGAAAGGAGTTGAAGTTAGAAGTAAAGGATACTGGAGCAGGAATGAAAAAAGAGCAAATTGAGGAAATTATGAGGGGAGAGGGGAAAACAACAGACGGAACAGCAGGCGAGAAAGGTTATGGTTTTGGCTTACCCTTGGTTAAACACTTAATAGACTCAATGGGAGGGGTTTTAAAAATTGATTCTAAAATAGGTGAGTTTTCAAGGTTTGAAGTAAAATTGCCTGTTTGA
- a CDS encoding DUF2911 domain-containing protein: MKNMKYLYLALAFSILTVFAATTQAQAQIQTPAPSPSSFVSQNVGFTKISIDYSSPAVKGRTVFGDLVPYGTPWRAGANAPTTIEFSTAVKIASKTVNPGKYSVFITPAQSGDWTIHLNSKGNAIYAYIQDGKVNSTALASDDAVAIKVSPEKTMDSQERLSYSISAEDNKVAKVTFSWDKVNLSFMVDTQADQLMEGFKGAFN; this comes from the coding sequence ATGAAAAACATGAAATATCTTTATCTTGCTCTGGCATTTTCCATTTTAACCGTCTTTGCAGCTACTACACAAGCTCAAGCCCAAATTCAAACACCAGCCCCAAGCCCTTCCAGCTTTGTGTCACAAAATGTAGGTTTCACTAAGATTAGTATTGATTACTCTTCTCCTGCAGTAAAAGGTAGAACTGTATTCGGTGACCTAGTTCCTTATGGCACACCTTGGAGAGCAGGTGCAAATGCACCAACAACCATTGAATTCAGTACGGCAGTAAAAATTGCAAGCAAAACAGTAAACCCTGGAAAATACTCTGTATTCATTACACCTGCACAGTCCGGTGATTGGACCATTCATCTCAACAGTAAAGGCAATGCTATCTACGCTTATATTCAGGATGGAAAAGTAAATTCAACTGCGCTTGCAAGTGATGATGCGGTGGCCATCAAAGTAAGTCCTGAAAAAACCATGGACTCACAAGAAAGACTTTCCTATTCCATTTCAGCAGAGGACAATAAAGTTGCAAAAGTAACTTTTAGCTGGGATAAGGTAAACCTTTCCTTTATGGTAGATACTCAGGCAGATCAATTAATGGAAGGCTTTAAGGGTGCTTTTAATTAA